The segment TCTATTtaagctttttattttttaaccttTGAGCTTTCGTTCTTCAATATTTCAAATTTGTAGTATGCCTAACGATTTTGCGACttgatgttttgtttttatttcgtcCTTTATTGTCCTTTTTACGGTACCAGACAACTTCagacaaaagtttttttaacAGTTTAAGGCAATATTTATTCCGTTAGTTAGAACGTTTAATCACCGCAATATTATGATTTGagattgcttgattcttttcggtgaaatgataactatgtttgttttatgcgtgacgcgtttcagcctactgcattctttcggccatcttcggacgcaaaGCAGGCACGTCTAGTTACTTTAAGCGTTCAATGTCTATTCCCTATAGACTCATTTTTGATTAACTTAAGATTTTGCACGTCTTTCCTGATATTTCCTCCTTTTTTCTGTCATTTCTATCTTTTCTCATCATTCTTCATGCGTACTGTTTTCCTTGTTTATCATGACTCGCTAGCCTGTCTCATTCATTCTCCGTTTTTTCGTCCACCTTGACTTTTCTCCTGTGTCCCTGGTTGATTTATTTTCCTTTTAGTTCTTTGAAGTTTTGTTCTATTCTTTTCCTGACTTTCTTGTTCATCCTGACTTTTACTTATTTCCTGTTTTTTCCTGTCCCACCATTTGTTGACCTGAATTGTCTGGCTTTTCTACGTTTTTCATTTCTTGCtgtcttttcaatttttttcagttttttgggTTTTTTCGGCATGGCCTGCGTTTTCCAATATTTCGTTCCTGAATATTTTTTCCGCGGTTCTATTTTTATGTTGTTTCCGTTTcccttaattatttttttccttttgacTGACTGTTTTAGCTAATTTTTTGACTGATTATCTGACTATTTTTTGGACTAACACTTTGTGACTTTTTGGCTCACTTTTTCACTAACTTTTTGATTCACAACTTGACTGACTTTTCGAATGACCTTtatctgatgttttgacagacTGTTCGgtttattttttgacttttaactaaCTCAGTGACTTTTGACTGACCGTTCGACTGACtttttgactattttttcatttattgagTAACTTTTGACGGACTTTTTAGTTCACTTTTTGTCTGAGTTTTTGAGTGAACCGTTTAAGTTTTCCGCGTCTTTCCAGTTTCCACTTTTTAACATACTTTTTGTCTTTTATTTTCTTCCTTCTTGTGAATATTACATGTTGCTCATGTCTTTCTCGCTTGTTTAATTTATTCTCTCTTTTTCTCGAATTCCTTGATGTTTATTTTTCTTGCTGTTTGGTGAagttcagttttttctattattCTTTTTCGTTAATCTCGTTAATGCGGTCttttacatatttttataaTTCTTTTTATCTTACCTGAAATTAATCTTATTTTTCTTGCCACTCTTCGATTTCTACGAATTCATTTCCATTACAAGTCTTATGTAAAGTTATGTGGCGATGGagatttttaaagaaaagtcggaaaaagtCTGATGTTCTGCACCtagatttttttgcaatattttcttCTTGTATGTCAATTACTATTCCTTTGATGATAAAATTTCCATGataatatttttcgttttttcctgtGTTATGGTTGAAAATTCATATCTTTAAAATTCATATCTCTTGAATCAAAAAACCTAGAGTAAAAAGTTTCTAATGCTAGCTAATTTGCTTAGCACATTCACGGATGGATTACTGATGGATCTAGGGGTAGTCTGTCAcctgctgctctccagaaagCAAAAAAGGAACAATAATactaaagaagaaaaaacggcaaGGCGCAGAAAGGAAAACGTAGCAAAAACTGGACAGAAGAAATAGAAAAACGCGAAGAAGAAAAGGAATAAAAAGCGGAAAAGTAGAAAGCGGGAGCATGAAAGGGGGACAGAACAAGATGAGAAATAGAAAGGAAtgtaaaaaatgagaaaaagaaaaaaaacgagaatgGAAATGAGTCTGGACAGAAACTGgataaaaaagaaggaaaagaaaaggagaaaatgcaGGAGCAGGATAATGGGGAAACTAGaacagaaaatggaaaaaatgaaaacggaagacaaaagggaGAAAACGGCAAAGAAAATCAACACTTGGTAGAAATGAAGGAAAAGCAGAACATAATAGTAAGAAGAACGgaaccaaaacaaaaacgaaaaacggaaaagaaaaagagtaaaaagcAATATAATACCAAAaccagaaacaaaaaaaaaattaaaaagtcgaaacgggacaAATATGACAACAAGCAAAACAGAAAACGTGGGAAAACGAACCGGAAACAACGAAAAAGGAAACAAcgagcagaaaaaaggaaaaacggaagggtAAAAGagtgaaaacgagacaagaaagggaatacggagTAGAAAACTAGAAAAACCAAAAGGGACGAAAATTGAAAACCGGAGAGGAAACAAGGAAATCGTGAAGCAGAGCTTGAACGGGAGAAAGTCAGACAGATGAGATACCAAAACGGGATaataggacagaaaaagaactaAAGACAAACAGGAAAAACAGACTAAACGGGcgattaaaaagaaaaattggaGACGAAAATGGAGCCAAAGACAAAATAAACGTGCCGAAAAGACGCATAACCAGGACATCAAAAAAAGACGAATcaaagaaaacggaacagacaaaggcgaaaaacgagaaggagtcgaaaactggaaacgaaaaagggtaaaaaagaaACGACGGAAAACGCGtaagaaaataacataaaacgagtgaaaaaacATGAGGTGAAACAGGAttggaaaataagaaaaaaatggacAGCAAACGAATAATAactgaacaatgaaacagaaaacacgggacagaaaaatgaaatacgagagcaaaagaggaaaaaccgaaggaaaaaaaaagaaatgtgaGAGTAAAAACCAACTAAACGGcactgaaaagcagaaaaatggaacaaaaagtggaTAAACGGGTctggaaaaaatggaacagaaaagtgTTAAAACTAGTGAGAGCATAagacaaaaaatatcaattctaatttcaatagAACAACTTCTTGTCTAATTTcgtcttcaaaaaaatttaaagtgaAGCTCAGGGCCAATTTCTAGTAGTTAGTTCAAAGTATGATTTCTGATCCAATGATTTTAAATACAtttgcacccgaaagtccggagttttcaacataACCGGCCGGTATATTTTTGATGTATCCATCAAatccaccatcagttcaaggtcctgccaatgtatgtgggtagactcgAAACACTAGATcgaaatttgattatcaaatgatttTCACATTAATGCTGTTGAGAAGGGCTAAAAAGGGTTGGGCGAACctacaagcagagacacttgtgcgcattccggggttataagaacACCTTCCAGCATTAAAATCCTTCCacgtaataatcaatttcgctgcaccaactttaacccacgtgatggtttgtttgttcgaagagcACAACATAAATACTGTTTCAGACCTTCAGGAGTTTCCTCCTTGTGATTTCGGTTGACTCCTCACTCCGTCCTCCACTCTTCCACTCTTaagcttcgtacacaaattaagtaacgcttagaggggagggaggggggtcgagttagcgttacttgttgttacataggggggagggggagtcataagaatagttacgtagcaaatatatgaataccaaaaaggcagttgccaaatgaggaaaggacgtgttggaggtggaaaacagtgaatcggtttatactaatgaaaattatgatacaaaattatggtttatagctgatgaagataatcctactaaatttccagttattacggttgaagaccatttcaggctgcccagtttgcttcggggtactatgctggcctaacaaaccgtcgtttgttcgaatctcggctgggaagtgctgctatagagccaataggatcgttgcactagccccgtaattgtcctgcactctaatagccggctgcgaagtctgtcgataaagaagagtcaagtcctcaacaggacgtttatatccatggctttgcttttttaccatttcagcttaacatgggccgatgcctgattgttgttttcaatatgaagcttgctaatttggttgaatttcttaaaaattaaaaaaaaacatatgcGGTTAaagtcatttttattgaatgttgaggtacgggggggaggtttggttaacgttacgtaatttaatggggggttatgccaagcgttacttaatgttacataggggaaGGAAGGGGGTcataaaaccgaaatttttgcgttacgtaatttgtgtatcaCGCCTTATGATGCCTCTGTGTTGTTATATATTTGTCATGCAATGTAGTATGAATATGCgtttaaaaatgaaatatgaaTTTGAAATGATGCAATGGAACAATCTCAGCAGTATTTTCCAGAACCAATATATATTTCACTCGAAAATCCATTTTAACCAACTATCCTCAGGCTTATATgtgtacccagctagcaccaaatcgtacatcaataataaagctgaataaaactaaagctgaataaagttcgcccaagttgattttcagtcgtatataatgataatagctgacctACATACGATATttagcacagaatcgtatagcagtacggagcgggttgggcttaatcggatattgtcgtatataattacttatatcgatgaaatgcgtatgtttatacctcatcacgtatatcgcctccaaaataccacagatatgccaattttgcgcatcaaatacagAAActtttatcttatatataaaaatagatttctgtctgtctgtgtgtcggtatgttccttatagaatcgaaaagtaCTGAACCGAcccgcgtgaaaatttgcatgtaagggtttttgggaccggggaaggttcttatgatggtaagagacctctcccccactacccaagtaacacacaaaacaagttagaaaataatcttcaggGAAAGTAGAcatttaagagtactataaacgtattttgaaaacatgtgtcgttattattacggttttgagatgttttgtgataacatgaatttatttgacagctcatatcaaatgaaaaatgttGACTCCacttgctcgattagttctctagttaagcagaaatttgtgtttcatttgtatggcagcccccactcttagtgggggaaggagtctctaaccatcatatgaaccttcctcggccccaaaaacccctacatgcaaattttcacgccgatcggttcagtagttttcgattctataaggaacataccgacagacagacagacagaaatccaattttatagatatagataagccaattttttttataaaacccaTTGACTGTGgactctacagcctaaagaactcgaaaaatgactcTACGGTGTGGTAACGCTTCTTTCGCGTTTCAAACaatagaatttccgaaaatcaacaaaaaaaatctttcgattttgtgttttcttatggtttttgcatggaaaataataacttgTATATGAAAAGgaagaatagatttgattttcacgtttaaactttaattaaaaatgcctgaaacgaatatttctttggtcgattgaaaaaatctctttgtttttttcgtccccacttcagttgcccaacagcAGAAggacaaaaaaattataaaatatttgtaatggcctaaatggCGAAGAAATACGAAAACCGGAACCGAAGAAAAACGACAACGAAAAGGACAAAAAGCAAGACAGGAGGAAAGGTAAAATGGGCCTCAAATGGAGgaaaaatgtaagaaaaaatacgaaaaattgaACAGAGAAAAAACAGGATTCAGGTAAAGGGcgtaaacgggatagaaaaagaaataaaaatgaacagaGAAAAGGGAAACAGCGgacaataaaaaggaaaaacgaaagagaaaaagaagcaaatcgAGACAAGAAAGAGGGAgtatggaacagaaaacaagagaaaccaaaagacgAATGCAGAATagcggaagaaaaaagaaaaccgatcgAGGAAACCAGGAAAACGTGAAGCAAAGGTTGAACGGGAGAAAATCTGCTTCATCAGCTGACACTTTACCACTGTTGAGGCATTCGTGTCCAAGTATTACAGATATGTATAATAGttgtaattgagttttcggtatactacctcaccggggtcgcgatacctacatcccgctgatgggtctgccatcttaggtatagcttgcgagatacagcatttcatattcagccgcccgtttcgagacagacgctgtgtgagccgcccatcacctggagaacaggcactctagttcgcacctcctagcttagctgcttcagtaagtacatgaagcatttccgggtaaggccagcgaccgtcatcatttgacttagaactacgtggaggcgccaggtgggagcttgagagaggcagagctatgtttgacgcccCTTCCAGgaaactctctccatttcatacccagtgtGCCAATATTGTTTCTTAATGTTTTTCTATTTGGTCTATTTTAATCACCGTGCGAAAATTATTTCCTTATTTAAATTGATACTTTTCGGTGAAACTTCATATAAAGACATTTATTTATAGtttacgtttctgcctactcgattcggccatcatcagaactATATATTCAAagaaaatacattaacaatattCTTCCATACGACAAACAAATACAATATTGACTTACAATTTTAAATTCTTTGACACATAATAATTATTCGATTTTAATCTTCGTTATTTATCACCGCTGTTCTTCCACTGCCTTTGGTTGTATGTAGCGATCTGATCTGGTTTATCAGTCCATTGTACGCATTGGAGAAGCTTGCCGCATCACGCTGTAGGTTTACCGCTCTCTGCTCTCGTATTTTGATGTGGAGCATTTCAGCCGTCAGTCTCGTTGGTTCGCTGTTGATTCTCTCTAACACATGAACGTTTGAGAAATCAAACACATGCCCGAGTTCTATCGTGTGTTGAGTTAAACCAGTTATAGAGCTGCTGGTGCGAATAGAGTTTTTATGCTGTTTTATGCGTTTTTCTAGCATTTGAGATGTTTGTCCTATGTATTCTTTATCGTTGCATACCCCACAAGGAATACTGTACACCACATTAGTTTGTTGCATAATCGGTATCTGatctttcaattttgtaaaaatagTGGTTTTAATTTTATCGTTCGGTTTGTATGCTGCGATAATATCATGCTTCCGTAAGCTTTTCCCGATTCGTTCGCTCAAACCCGGTATGTAAGGAATGGAGACAAACATAGTGGACTCGTTTCTCGAAATTTCTGTGTTTTGTAGAGTGTTGTAAAGGAGATGCACTCTTTTTTTGAGTATGTTGTGTACAAATTGTTCGGGATAATTATTCTTGCG is part of the Sabethes cyaneus chromosome 2, idSabCyanKW18_F2, whole genome shotgun sequence genome and harbors:
- the LOC128736822 gene encoding uncharacterized protein LOC128736822 → MGSPISPVVADIVMEKLEKDAIDKLNHAGVSIKVYRRYVDDCFLVGKEQEIEIVQETFNSICNSLQFTVEKEENASLRFLDIEIMRVEKRLQKKWHPKQQSGRYLDYTSESPHMHKTNTAIALIDRALKLTTVEKREESIQSAVATLRKNNYPEQFVHNILKKRVHLLYNTLQNTEISRNESTMFVSIPYIPGLSERIGKSLRKHDIIAAYKPNDKIKTTIFTKLKDQIPIMQQTNVVYSIPCGVCNDKEYIGQTSQMLEKRIKQHKNSIRTSSSITGLTQHTIELGHVFDFSNVHVLERINSEPTRLTAEMLHIKIREQRAVNLQRDAASFSNAYNGLINQIRSLHTTKGSGRTAVINNED